A stretch of DNA from Cottoperca gobio chromosome 18, fCotGob3.1, whole genome shotgun sequence:
cttattttgaaatatctTACGTCAGTCATGGAAGGTGTGTTCTGAGtccctcctcttcacacacattCCAGCCacaaacattttgcactttgttATCTTAAGAGAATCTTCAGAGTCTTCTAATTATGTGCATTTAATGCTGCTAAAGATTACACGGCCCCTATAACtataatttatacattttgtgtcaaatatttaataattccTCAAAACAtgccaaatgtttccaaaaatCTTTCTCAAAGACCAAAATCAGCGCTGTAGGGGAAAGGGACCACGTGATTATACAGagtcatctcttctcttctacttTTCAAAGGCAAGACTGTGTTTGATTGGCCAATCATACACAGTCTTGCCTTTGAAAAGCAGAGAACGTACAGAGATTATCTTTACTGACCACAGCAAATTCAACGAAATGACATCTCCGATGTTTGCAGTGTATTGGGCATGTCTTCTCTTGGGGAGAATAGGTAAGTTATACCTCTTGTGCACATTTTGTCACGTTTTTGTTATTCAAAATATTGCTTCCGATATTtttgtaatacattttgtgtGCTCCAACGTGTCACAGTATAAAGTTAATAGCATTTGCGTGGTCTTCATTTTCTCCTCAGCTGATACGACAGCTCTTGAACTATCCTCATCTTTACGTTTTGCATCACTCAACGTCGGTGAAGATGTGACTTTGGAATGTTCCTTCAAAGATAGTTCAGTGGTGATGTTTTACTGGTACAAGCAAAGTCTGGGACAGAAACCACAGCTGGTGTCTAACTTATATAAGCATGGCAAAAATGCCATTTTaaatgatgaatttaagaaTGATTCACGCTTTGATGTGGAAACTACCAATGGTAAAAATTATTTGAAGATCTCAGATTTGCAAATTTCCGACTCAGCTACTTACTACTGCATAATTGGCTATTCATATGTGTATGAATTTGCGGAGGGCATTATGATTCACGTTAAGGGTTCAGGTTTGAACATCCCAGCTTTGGTCCATCAGTCAGCAGCCGAGACCATCCAGACAGGTGTGACTCTgaactgtacagtacacactggCAGCTGTGATGGAGAACACAGTGTTTACTGGTTCAAAAACTCTGAAGAATCTCATCCAGGACTCATTTACACCCATGGAGGCAGGAATGATCAGTGTGAGAGGAAACCCaacgaacaaacacacacctgtttctACAACCTGCCAATGAAGAGCCTGAATCGTTCTCATGCTGGGACCTACTACTGTGCTGTTGCCTCATGCGGACACATACTGTTCGGAAACGGGATCAAGCTGGACTTTCGTGAGTAACTTTCTAGCAGAATTTGTCTCATTTCATAACTAGTAATGGATACTTTCTAATCAAATTTGATGAAAAGAAGACAAGAAGCTCTGTAATGTTTCCTCATGTTCATCTGCAGATGATGAACACTCTCTTGTCTTGGTGAATTTCTTGAGCGGAGCTTTAGCCTTCACCACCATACTGGTCGTTGTCCTGACTTACACGGCGTTTACAATGTACAAGACGAAAAGCTGCAAATGCTCAGGTAGGCaaaactgttatttttataatgtgtaAGAAATTAAATGAGAATTTGTCTTCTCACTATAAGCATagtgaatatttatataaaagacGTCTCTTACTTTTTTCACAAACAGACTCTCAGGAAAGATCAACTGCCTCGGCGACCAATGCAGAGGTGAGTAGTAACATAACCGTAACATATTTACAACAGAGTAGAGGCAATGAGTAACACTTCTACAATATCCAGCTCAATATATTGCAATAAGTACGATATCCTTGAAAGGATTGATTGAAGATTGTAAAGCAGTGGCTGATGGTCATTTTTGCAAGGCTGACattggtgctgctgttgttctgGTTTGcattatttctgttattttcgCTTAAAATCCAAAAACCCCAACAGAAGAGTTAACACCTCTCTGACACAGTCTACGATAACAAACCTAGTTAGAAGTTGTTCATGTTGCAGGTTTTTGTAGTGATTTCCATTAGACTATGTGAGTGATTCTGTTGTCAACATGTGTCTATAACAGTCATGGGACATATAAGACAATTCACACTTTGTATTCACAGGGTTGCCAAGATGCAGACAACTTGCACTATGCTGCTTTAagggaaaacaacaacagatcgacgagacagagagacagcacatgtgaatgtgtgtactcCGGTGTAAGGCAGTAGAACTGGACACGTTTCCCTTGTTCTTTGTGTAAGATGTACCTTGCAAAGCATCAATTAAACCGTTCTTTCAGCTACAGTTAAGCCAAGTCTCTTTGAAGATATCTAGGTGTCATGTTTCCACTCTCACTAtgcacaaccacacacaacTGATGTCTGTGGCGACTGTGAGCTCAGGtccgagagagagaaagagagagagtttgcaggcctgtaaaaaataaatataaatccaaTGTTAATGCTAAAGGCATGAACGCTGCTGTGTAATGTTTCCCCCTTGATTTTTGTGTGTCGTTACCAAGTACATCAAGAGCACATCACACTCTCAGCAACACTATGTAAAAGTCAGTGGGACACAATTGGTACAGCGTCACAAACATCAAGCATTTCTGACTCCTTAAGGCGTGGTCCTTAAGGCCCTCTCACCACAGGGTAAGAACAAGACATGTGATTTATAAAACACACGTTGCATGCCGCACAAACAACTCTTGTTTACTGTGAATGTACCGATTGCACACCACTAACCCAGAGAtgtaaagatatgtttttagcctCGGTGTGGTCGGCAGTCAAAGATTTGCTCTCAATATACTTTGGTTGTGCGCTTCTCTAGGACCCCCTGCTCTCTTTGTCTAAGTGGTTTCAAACAGGAAATCTCTGCAGTGGTTTCATGCACAGCAGCCACTCAGTATACGCAACTCAGACTATTTCAAGAATATCAGTGGATTATTTTAGCGAACAAACTTATGTATTAATTcgtaaaacaaatgtacagaTGCTCTTTTAACAAATTTCCTGTCATGATCAATCAAAGTCAGCCCAGTATttccgacagacagacagctgtgcTAACACACAGGTAttctatttatatttgtatcaaCCAAACAGTAGCCATGATATATGCTGCCAGCAAAATTAGCCACATGGAGCAACAGCTTCATGCAACATCTTCCGGTTGGGGTTGGTTATTACTGTTAATCTTTGAACAGTTGTTTCAGCTCCCTGTTGTCCCACACAATGAAAATTGATGGCAAGAATTATGGATATTATAGACACACCACACCATTGCTAACACATGCCATCACAATAGCAATGTATGgttcataaatatatttttttaaagactaaagtgagctgaaatacacacataacCTGAA
This window harbors:
- the LOC115023719 gene encoding uncharacterized protein LOC115023719, translating into MTSPMFAVYWACLLLGRIADTTALELSSSLRFASLNVGEDVTLECSFKDSSVVMFYWYKQSLGQKPQLVSNLYKHGKNAILNDEFKNDSRFDVETTNGKNYLKISDLQISDSATYYCIIGYSYVYEFAEGIMIHVKGSGLNIPALVHQSAAETIQTGVTLNCTVHTGSCDGEHSVYWFKNSEESHPGLIYTHGGRNDQCERKPNEQTHTCFYNLPMKSLNRSHAGTYYCAVASCGHILFGNGIKLDFHDEHSLVLVNFLSGALAFTTILVVVLTYTAFTMYKTKSCKCSDSQERSTASATNAEGCQDADNLHYAALRENNNRSTRQRDSTCECVYSGVRQ